A genomic stretch from Hymenobacter psoromatis includes:
- a CDS encoding triose-phosphate isomerase — protein MRQNFVAGNWKMNLTLPEAQALTTELVQLLNTELPAERPQVVICPPYPLLMAVGQLLGDGGNPALGAQNFHQKESGAYTGEVSAKQLQSVGCDYVILGHSERRQHFREDDGLLAEKLKTALKAGLKPIFCVGESLETREADETFDFLGQQLAAGLFHLTKEEFRGVVIAYEPIWAIGTGRTASTQQAQEVHAFIRAQVAAAYDAATAADTTILYGGSCNAQNARELFSQPDVDGGLIGGASLKSRDFAEIVKSF, from the coding sequence ATGCGCCAGAATTTCGTTGCCGGCAACTGGAAAATGAACCTCACCCTGCCCGAAGCGCAGGCCCTGACCACCGAACTCGTGCAGCTGCTGAATACCGAGCTGCCCGCCGAGCGTCCGCAAGTGGTCATTTGCCCGCCCTACCCCCTGCTGATGGCCGTGGGCCAGCTGCTGGGCGACGGCGGCAACCCCGCCCTCGGCGCGCAGAATTTTCACCAAAAAGAAAGCGGGGCCTACACCGGCGAGGTCTCGGCCAAGCAGTTGCAATCGGTGGGCTGCGACTACGTGATTCTGGGCCACTCCGAGCGCCGCCAGCACTTCCGCGAAGACGATGGCCTGCTGGCCGAAAAGCTGAAAACCGCCCTGAAAGCCGGCCTGAAGCCGATTTTTTGCGTGGGCGAAAGCCTCGAAACCCGCGAGGCCGACGAAACTTTCGACTTCCTGGGCCAGCAATTGGCCGCCGGCCTTTTTCACCTCACTAAGGAAGAATTTAGGGGGGTAGTGATTGCCTACGAGCCCATTTGGGCCATTGGCACGGGGCGCACGGCCAGCACCCAGCAAGCGCAGGAAGTCCACGCCTTCATTCGGGCGCAGGTGGCGGCGGCCTACGACGCGGCCACGGCGGCCGATACCACCATTTTATACGGTGGCTCGTGCAACGCGCAGAACGCCCGCGAACTCTTCTCTCAACCCGACGTCGATGGCGGCCTCATCGGGGGCGCATCACTGAAATCGCGCGATTTTGCCGAGATTGTAAAGTCCTTCTAG
- a CDS encoding cysteine synthase A, whose protein sequence is MKANSILDVIGHTPLVKLNKLFAAERPDVEVWMKLERQNPGGSIKDRIALSMIEQAEKDGILTKDSVIIEPTSGNTGVGLALVAAVKGYKITLVMPESMSIERRRLMAAYGANLELTPREGGMKAAIAKAQEMVANTPGAWMPMQFSNPANIQAHIDTTAQEILADAPAGGFDMHITGVGTGGHITGVTEALKPHFPHMKTFAVEPEASPVISGGAPGPHPIQGIGAGFIPENLHTDILDGVILVTRDEAFEMTRRAAREEGILCGISSGASLAAVAKKLADVPQGGKVLTFCYDTGERYLSVEGLFV, encoded by the coding sequence ATGAAAGCTAATTCCATTCTCGACGTTATCGGCCACACGCCGCTGGTCAAACTCAACAAGCTTTTCGCCGCCGAGCGCCCCGACGTGGAGGTGTGGATGAAGCTGGAGCGCCAGAACCCCGGCGGCTCCATCAAGGACCGCATCGCGCTCAGTATGATTGAGCAGGCCGAAAAAGACGGCATTCTCACCAAAGACAGCGTTATTATTGAGCCTACCTCGGGCAACACGGGGGTAGGGCTGGCGCTGGTGGCCGCCGTGAAAGGCTACAAAATCACGCTGGTAATGCCCGAGAGCATGAGCATCGAGCGCCGCCGCCTGATGGCAGCCTACGGCGCCAACCTGGAGCTGACGCCCCGCGAAGGCGGCATGAAGGCGGCCATCGCCAAGGCCCAGGAAATGGTAGCCAACACGCCCGGCGCCTGGATGCCGATGCAGTTCTCGAACCCCGCCAACATTCAGGCGCACATCGACACCACGGCCCAGGAAATTCTGGCCGATGCGCCCGCGGGCGGCTTCGACATGCACATCACGGGTGTGGGCACGGGCGGCCACATCACGGGCGTGACCGAGGCGCTGAAGCCGCACTTCCCCCACATGAAAACCTTCGCCGTGGAGCCGGAAGCCTCGCCCGTTATCAGCGGCGGCGCGCCGGGGCCGCACCCCATTCAGGGCATCGGCGCGGGCTTCATTCCCGAAAACCTGCACACCGATATTCTCGATGGCGTCATTCTGGTAACCCGCGATGAGGCCTTCGAAATGACGCGCCGCGCGGCCAGGGAAGAAGGCATTTTGTGCGGCATCTCGTCGGGCGCTTCGCTGGCCGCCGTGGCCAAAAAGCTGGCCGATGTGCCCCAGGGTGGCAAAGTGCTCACGTTCTGCTACGACACTGGCGAGCGCTACCTCTCGGTTGAGGGCCTGTTCGTTTGA
- a CDS encoding serine acetyltransferase, with protein MSAAALETFAEQLARAHAAVPTALPGPAFCALAEQVLAVLFPERATKPLAGTDAVAATLYHLQSELAELLAQVPGLPTPPATLAADLSNGLPNLRAALLRDADATLAADPAAQSIAEILNTYPGFYATALHRLAHALHQRGVPRLPRLLSEYAHQRTGIDIHPGARIGPAFCIDHGTGIVIGETAEIGAHVQLYQGVTLGALSVAKALQGLKRHPTIEDHVVIYANATILGGSTVIGTRSIIGGNVWLTESVPSHSRVYHRAQLHMARQDDPAAELMFSI; from the coding sequence GTGTCTGCCGCCGCCCTCGAAACGTTTGCTGAGCAATTGGCACGGGCACATGCGGCCGTGCCCACTGCCCTGCCCGGCCCCGCTTTTTGCGCGCTAGCCGAGCAGGTGCTGGCCGTGCTCTTTCCCGAGCGGGCCACCAAGCCGCTGGCCGGCACCGATGCCGTGGCCGCCACGCTCTACCACCTGCAATCAGAGTTGGCTGAGCTACTGGCCCAGGTGCCTGGCCTCCCTACCCCTCCCGCCACTCTCGCTGCCGACCTCTCCAACGGCCTGCCCAACCTGCGCGCCGCGCTGCTGCGCGACGCCGACGCCACCCTGGCCGCCGACCCCGCTGCGCAAAGTATAGCGGAGATACTGAACACGTATCCAGGGTTTTATGCCACGGCCCTGCACCGACTGGCCCATGCCCTGCACCAGCGTGGCGTGCCGCGCCTACCCCGCCTGCTGAGCGAGTACGCCCACCAGCGCACCGGCATCGACATTCACCCCGGCGCGCGCATCGGGCCGGCGTTCTGCATCGACCACGGCACGGGCATCGTCATTGGCGAAACGGCTGAGATTGGTGCGCATGTGCAACTCTATCAAGGTGTTACGTTGGGTGCGCTCAGCGTGGCCAAAGCCTTGCAGGGCCTCAAGCGCCACCCCACTATTGAGGACCACGTGGTTATTTACGCCAACGCCACTATTCTGGGGGGTAGCACGGTCATTGGCACGCGCAGCATCATCGGCGGCAACGTGTGGCTGACCGAGAGCGTGCCCTCGCACTCGCGGGTCTATCACCGCGCCCAGCTGCACATGGCCCGCCAGGACGACCCCGCCGCCGAGCTGATGTTTTCGATTTGA
- a CDS encoding cupin: protein MSTSNTNASADGAKHLAAGHHVSLRLWENEQPGEPKPLSTKPYETVGYVLKGRAELHLEGKVTPLETGASYLVPQGASHTYKILETFSAIEATSPPQKG, encoded by the coding sequence ATGTCTACTTCCAACACTAACGCCAGCGCCGACGGTGCCAAGCACCTGGCTGCCGGCCACCACGTATCGCTCCGCCTCTGGGAAAACGAGCAGCCCGGCGAGCCTAAGCCCCTCAGCACCAAGCCCTACGAAACGGTCGGTTACGTCCTCAAGGGCCGCGCCGAGCTGCACCTAGAAGGCAAAGTAACCCCCCTGGAAACCGGCGCTTCGTACCTGGTGCCCCAGGGTGCCTCGCACACCTACAAAATTCTGGAGACTTTCTCAGCCATTGAGGCCACCTCGCCCCCACAGAAGGGCTAG
- a CDS encoding alpha/beta hydrolase: protein MPLLPTSAYRPAALLANGHLQTIAASVLRRVPEVRYQRERLELPDGDFVDLDWSLAGSRPAARLCIISHGLEGDSSRPYVRGMVRALNQAGFDALAWNYRGCGGETNRLLRAYHLGDTDDLAEVIRHAIEAKEYPAIFLTGFSAGGNVTLKYLGEQAARVLAQVRRAAVFSVPTDLKASSMHISRWQNRVYLRRFMNSLREKIRVKAAHLPGQLDLTELNQLRDFPQFDEHYTAPMHGFASADDYYDQSASGRYLAGIRVPTLLVNALNDPFLPPSCYPREAATASSWFYLEMPTGGGHVGFNDNGPAGSYYSERRAIDFFTRPEPG, encoded by the coding sequence ATGCCGCTGCTCCCTACCTCTGCCTATCGTCCGGCCGCTTTGCTGGCCAATGGCCACCTGCAAACCATCGCGGCCAGCGTGCTGCGGCGCGTGCCGGAAGTGCGCTACCAGCGCGAGCGCCTGGAGCTGCCCGATGGCGACTTCGTGGACCTCGACTGGTCTTTAGCTGGCTCGCGGCCAGCGGCGCGGCTGTGCATTATCTCGCACGGGCTGGAGGGCGACAGCAGCCGTCCCTACGTGCGCGGCATGGTGCGGGCGCTCAACCAGGCGGGCTTCGATGCGCTGGCCTGGAACTACCGCGGCTGCGGCGGCGAAACCAACCGCTTGCTGCGCGCCTATCACCTCGGCGATACTGACGACCTGGCCGAGGTAATTCGCCACGCTATCGAGGCCAAAGAATACCCGGCGATTTTTTTGACGGGCTTCTCGGCGGGCGGCAACGTCACGCTCAAGTACTTGGGCGAACAGGCGGCGCGGGTGCTGGCACAAGTGCGGCGGGCGGCCGTTTTTTCGGTGCCTACCGACCTCAAGGCCAGCTCTATGCACATCAGCCGCTGGCAAAACCGGGTTTATTTGCGGCGCTTTATGAATTCGTTGCGCGAGAAAATCCGGGTAAAGGCGGCCCACCTGCCCGGTCAGCTCGACCTCACCGAGTTGAATCAGCTACGCGATTTTCCGCAGTTTGATGAGCACTACACGGCCCCGATGCACGGCTTTGCCTCGGCCGATGACTACTACGACCAGTCCGCGTCGGGGCGCTACCTGGCGGGCATCCGGGTGCCCACGCTGCTCGTTAACGCCCTGAACGACCCTTTCCTACCCCCCAGCTGCTACCCGCGCGAGGCGGCCACGGCCAGCTCCTGGTTCTACCTCGAAATGCCGACCGGGGGCGGCCACGTGGGCTTCAACGACAATGGCCCGGCAGGCTCATATTACTCCGAGCGCCGGGCCATCGATTTCTTCACCCGCCCCGAACCGGGGTAG
- a CDS encoding 30S ribosomal protein S20 gives MANHKSAIKRIRSNEAKRVLNRYQHKSTRTAIKKLRDTTDKTAAQALLKKVTSMLDRLAKKNIIHKNKAANNKSKLTKLVNAL, from the coding sequence ATGGCAAATCATAAGTCGGCTATTAAGCGCATCCGCAGCAACGAAGCGAAGCGTGTACTAAACCGCTACCAGCACAAGTCTACCCGTACGGCTATCAAGAAGCTGCGCGACACCACCGATAAGACAGCCGCTCAGGCGTTGCTGAAAAAGGTAACGTCGATGCTCGACCGTTTGGCCAAGAAGAACATCATTCACAAAAACAAAGCTGCTAACAACAAAAGCAAGCTGACAAAACTCGTTAACGCGCTTTAG
- a CDS encoding pyruvate kinase, whose product MQPTTAAAFNKTKIVATVGPASNTYERLGMLIREGVDVFRLNFSHGAHEEHLAVINTVRRLNKDMRTNVGLLQDLQGPKIRLGDVEGGGVEIKAGDKIKLVCGEKEISTATRLCTIYLGLARDVKPGDQILIDDGKIELRVLATDRDHEVDVEVVYGGLVKPRKGINLPDSEVSAPSMTEKDIEDLQFGLANDVDWIALSFARKADDIRFIKNLIAEAGKTTRVVAKIETPDGLRNIDEIIAITDAVMVARGDLGVEVKMEEVPMAQKMIIEKCNRAGKPVIVATQMMESMITAPRPTRAETSDVANAVLDGADAVMLSAETAVGAYPAEVIRSMVGTILSVETRSPKMFNKWWPVDAAAPSFMVDSILSASCHLAKNTGAKALTGVTHEGYTAFQLAKYRPQANIFIFTDNRPLLTALSLVWGVRSFYYDRLNSTDSTIADIRNVLLTTGHLKPGDVFINTGTMPIAERGRANMVKVSVA is encoded by the coding sequence ATGCAACCAACTACTGCCGCTGCGTTCAACAAGACCAAGATTGTGGCCACCGTGGGGCCCGCGTCTAACACCTACGAGCGCCTCGGGATGCTCATCCGGGAGGGCGTCGATGTGTTTCGCCTCAACTTCTCGCATGGGGCGCACGAAGAGCATCTGGCCGTTATCAACACGGTGCGCCGCCTCAACAAGGACATGCGCACCAACGTGGGCCTGCTGCAAGACTTGCAGGGACCGAAAATCCGTCTGGGCGACGTAGAAGGCGGCGGCGTTGAAATCAAGGCTGGTGATAAAATAAAGCTGGTGTGCGGCGAAAAAGAAATCAGCACCGCTACCCGCCTCTGCACGATTTACCTGGGTCTGGCCCGCGACGTGAAGCCCGGCGACCAGATTCTGATTGACGACGGCAAGATTGAGCTGCGGGTGCTCGCCACCGACCGCGACCACGAAGTGGACGTGGAAGTGGTGTACGGCGGCCTCGTGAAGCCCCGCAAGGGCATCAACCTGCCCGATTCGGAAGTGTCGGCCCCGAGCATGACCGAGAAGGACATTGAGGACCTGCAATTTGGCCTGGCCAACGATGTGGACTGGATTGCCCTGAGCTTTGCCCGCAAAGCCGATGACATCCGCTTTATCAAAAACCTGATTGCGGAGGCCGGCAAAACGACCCGCGTGGTGGCCAAAATTGAGACGCCCGACGGCCTGCGCAATATCGACGAAATTATTGCCATTACCGACGCCGTGATGGTGGCCCGCGGCGACCTCGGCGTGGAGGTGAAGATGGAGGAGGTGCCGATGGCCCAGAAGATGATTATTGAGAAGTGCAACCGCGCCGGCAAGCCCGTAATCGTGGCTACCCAGATGATGGAGAGCATGATAACCGCCCCGCGCCCTACCCGTGCCGAAACCAGCGACGTGGCCAACGCCGTGCTCGACGGGGCCGACGCCGTGATGCTCTCGGCCGAAACCGCCGTGGGCGCCTACCCCGCCGAAGTTATCCGCTCGATGGTGGGCACCATTTTGAGCGTGGAAACCCGCAGCCCCAAAATGTTCAACAAGTGGTGGCCCGTTGACGCAGCCGCGCCTTCCTTTATGGTCGATAGCATCCTGTCGGCCTCGTGCCACCTGGCCAAAAACACGGGAGCCAAGGCCCTCACGGGCGTGACGCACGAAGGCTACACGGCCTTCCAGCTGGCGAAATACCGCCCTCAAGCCAACATCTTCATCTTCACCGACAACCGCCCTTTGCTCACGGCTCTGAGCCTGGTGTGGGGCGTGCGCTCCTTCTACTACGACCGGCTGAACAGCACCGACAGCACCATTGCCGATATTCGCAACGTGCTCCTCACCACCGGCCACCTTAAACCTGGCGACGTATTTATCAACACCGGTACCATGCCCATTGCCGAGCGCGGCCGGGCCAACATGGTGAAAGTAAGCGTGGCATAA
- a CDS encoding acyl carrier protein, whose protein sequence is MSEIAEKVKAIIIDKLGVEASEVTPEASFTNDLGADSLDTVELIMEFEKEFNVSIPDDQAENIQTVGQAVSYLEEHAK, encoded by the coding sequence ATGTCTGAAATCGCCGAAAAAGTAAAAGCCATTATTATCGATAAGCTGGGCGTTGAAGCCTCGGAAGTAACTCCGGAAGCCAGCTTCACCAACGACCTGGGTGCCGATTCGCTCGACACCGTGGAGCTGATTATGGAATTCGAAAAGGAATTCAACGTCAGCATCCCCGATGACCAGGCCGAGAACATCCAGACCGTGGGCCAGGCAGTAAGCTACCTCGAAGAGCACGCCAAATAG
- a CDS encoding beta-ketoacyl-[acyl-carrier-protein] synthase II codes for MSSIRRVVVTGIGAITPLGSTVPAYWEGLKNGVSGAAPITRFDATKFKTRFACEVKNYTPTDYFERKQAPKMDLFTQFAVIASDEAIADAGLLTDHVDKDRVGVIWGSGIGGLRSLQEECFQFERGDGTPRYSPFFIPRMIADSSSGNISIKNGFRGPNFVTTSACASSNDALIAAFNNIRLGLADAIVTGGSEAAITESGVGGFNALKAMSERNDDPASASRPYDKDRDGFVLGEGAGAVVLEEYEHAQARGAKIYCEIIGGGMSSDAYHITAPDPSGSGVVLVMRNALRDAGIKPEEVDYINTHGTSTPLGDGAEIKAIETVFGDHAIKLNISSTKSMTGHLLGGAGGIEAVASILAIKYGIVPPTINLHTPDPEINQNLNFTANVAQQREVNVALSNTFGFGGHNTSVLFRKL; via the coding sequence ATGTCGTCAATTCGTCGCGTTGTCGTAACTGGTATCGGAGCCATCACTCCCCTGGGTAGCACCGTCCCCGCTTACTGGGAAGGGCTCAAAAACGGCGTGAGTGGGGCCGCGCCCATCACCCGCTTCGACGCTACCAAATTTAAAACCCGCTTTGCCTGCGAGGTTAAAAACTATACCCCCACCGATTACTTCGAACGCAAGCAAGCGCCTAAGATGGACTTGTTTACGCAGTTTGCCGTCATCGCTTCCGACGAGGCCATCGCCGACGCGGGCCTGCTGACGGACCATGTGGACAAGGACCGGGTGGGCGTTATCTGGGGCTCGGGCATTGGCGGGCTGCGGTCGCTGCAGGAAGAATGCTTCCAGTTTGAGCGCGGCGACGGCACGCCCCGCTACTCGCCCTTCTTCATTCCGCGCATGATTGCCGACTCCTCGTCGGGCAATATTTCCATTAAAAACGGCTTCCGCGGCCCCAATTTCGTCACTACGTCGGCCTGCGCTTCATCAAACGACGCGCTGATTGCGGCTTTCAACAACATTCGCCTCGGGCTGGCCGATGCCATCGTGACCGGCGGCTCCGAAGCAGCCATCACTGAGTCGGGGGTAGGCGGCTTCAACGCGCTCAAGGCCATGAGTGAGCGCAACGACGACCCGGCTTCGGCCTCGCGCCCTTACGACAAGGACCGCGACGGCTTCGTGCTGGGCGAAGGCGCGGGCGCGGTGGTGCTCGAAGAATATGAGCACGCCCAGGCGCGCGGTGCCAAAATCTACTGCGAAATCATTGGCGGCGGCATGTCGTCGGACGCGTATCACATCACGGCCCCCGACCCCAGCGGCTCGGGCGTGGTGCTGGTCATGCGCAACGCGCTGCGCGACGCGGGTATTAAACCCGAGGAAGTGGACTACATCAACACCCACGGCACGAGCACGCCGCTCGGCGACGGGGCGGAGATTAAGGCTATCGAAACGGTTTTTGGCGACCATGCGATCAAGCTCAACATCTCTTCGACCAAGAGTATGACTGGCCATTTGCTGGGCGGCGCGGGCGGCATTGAGGCAGTGGCCAGCATTTTGGCTATCAAGTACGGCATTGTGCCGCCGACTATTAACCTGCACACGCCCGACCCGGAAATCAACCAGAACCTGAACTTTACGGCCAACGTGGCGCAGCAGCGCGAGGTAAACGTGGCGCTCAGCAACACGTTTGGCTTTGGCGGGCACAACACATCGGTCCTGTTTCGCAAACTCTAA
- a CDS encoding ribonuclease III, which yields MPLPLFGLFSRLLGSDRTFRQAVATVIGQDPHNARLYQLAFTHSSLVRAEPGAGRHQSNERLEFLGDAVLGTVVAEYLFKKYPYEQEGFLTETRSRIVNRESLNAIALKMGLDKLVQLDSTQTRVARSRSVNGNALEALVGAVYLDLGYKAARKFILKGLIKPFVDVNKLTTTTSNYKSKLIEWAQRHGKDVRYELSGEPRPGGVMEFTATVLLSNEVIATGMGLNKKQAEQLAAERALVALGV from the coding sequence ATGCCCCTACCCCTCTTTGGCTTGTTTAGCCGGCTGCTGGGCAGCGACCGGACCTTTCGGCAGGCCGTGGCCACCGTTATTGGCCAGGACCCGCACAACGCCCGGCTCTACCAGCTAGCTTTTACGCACTCGTCGTTGGTGCGGGCCGAGCCCGGCGCGGGCCGGCACCAAAGCAACGAGCGACTGGAGTTTCTGGGCGACGCGGTGCTGGGCACGGTCGTGGCCGAGTATTTATTCAAGAAATATCCCTACGAGCAGGAAGGCTTTTTGACCGAGACGCGCTCGCGCATCGTCAACCGCGAGAGCCTCAATGCTATTGCCCTCAAAATGGGCCTCGACAAGCTGGTGCAGCTCGATTCGACGCAGACGCGCGTGGCCCGCTCGCGCTCCGTGAATGGCAACGCCTTGGAAGCGCTGGTGGGGGCCGTGTACCTGGATTTGGGCTACAAGGCGGCCCGCAAGTTCATCCTCAAAGGATTGATAAAGCCATTCGTGGACGTTAATAAGCTGACTACCACCACTTCCAACTACAAGAGCAAGCTCATCGAATGGGCGCAGCGCCACGGCAAAGACGTGCGCTACGAGCTGAGCGGCGAGCCCCGGCCGGGCGGCGTGATGGAGTTTACGGCCACCGTGCTGCTGAGCAACGAAGTGATTGCTACCGGCATGGGCCTCAATAAAAAGCAGGCCGAGCAGCTGGCCGCCGAGCGGGCGCTGGTCGCGCTGGGCGTGTAA
- a CDS encoding NAD+ synthetase: protein MRIAGAALNQIPFDWAHNIQNISTAIAQAKAEGVELLCLPELCLTGYNCEDLFLSDWLPASALAHLQKIRPLTAGICVVVGLPVRLHQRTYNTAAVLRDGQILGFAAKQFLANDGVHYEMRFFVPWPAGETTTVDFEGESWPLGDLTFEHLGVRFGFEICEDAWRADDVRPACRLRGKVELIINPSASHFAMSKTDLRYKLVLNASRNFSCTYLYANLLGNEAGRIIYDGEILIARNGHLLKRNQLLSFKAVDMEWADVDFATPLAAAEVIVPLPEPDEYRELNQAMSLGLFDYLRKARSRGFVLSLSGGADSCFCAVGVAEMVRLGVEELGVEEFKRRSGAFDEAKKDVVQTGAGGPAEQVVVESEKLRVESEELRVRELAVVDSADEQQLSTLNSQLLTPLVNHLLTCAYQGTVNSSDDTFNSAKDLADSIGARFFNWTIDDEVSGYVGKIEGALGRELTWRTDDLALQNIQARVRAPGIWLLANVQNCLLLTTSNRSEASVGYCTMDGDTAGSISPIAGVDKAFVKQWLRWAETELGYAALRHVNALQPTAELRPLADKQTDERDLMPYPLLNRIERLAFYDRLPPAGVLAQLVAEDPHADAEQLRTYVRRFYTLWSRNQWKRERYAPSFHLDDYNVDPRSWLRFPILSGGFAEELAAL, encoded by the coding sequence ATGCGTATCGCCGGAGCCGCCCTCAACCAGATTCCTTTCGACTGGGCTCATAATATTCAGAATATCAGCACGGCTATTGCCCAGGCCAAGGCCGAAGGCGTGGAGCTGCTGTGCCTGCCCGAATTATGCCTGACGGGCTATAACTGCGAGGACCTGTTTCTGAGCGACTGGCTGCCGGCGTCGGCGCTGGCGCATCTGCAAAAAATCCGGCCGCTGACGGCGGGCATTTGCGTGGTAGTAGGTCTGCCGGTGCGGCTGCATCAGCGCACATATAACACGGCCGCCGTGCTGCGCGACGGGCAGATTCTGGGCTTCGCGGCCAAGCAGTTTCTGGCCAATGATGGGGTGCATTACGAAATGCGATTTTTTGTGCCGTGGCCCGCGGGCGAGACGACAACCGTGGATTTTGAGGGCGAAAGCTGGCCGCTGGGCGACCTCACGTTTGAGCATTTGGGCGTGCGGTTTGGGTTCGAAATCTGCGAGGATGCCTGGCGGGCCGATGATGTGCGGCCTGCGTGCCGCCTGCGCGGCAAGGTGGAGTTGATTATCAACCCGTCGGCCAGCCACTTTGCGATGAGCAAAACGGACCTGCGCTATAAGCTGGTGCTCAACGCTTCGCGCAATTTTAGCTGCACGTATCTCTACGCCAATTTGCTGGGCAATGAGGCCGGGCGCATTATTTATGACGGCGAAATTCTGATTGCCCGCAACGGCCACCTGCTAAAGCGCAATCAGCTGCTGAGCTTCAAGGCGGTGGACATGGAATGGGCCGACGTGGACTTTGCTACCCCCCTCGCCGCAGCTGAAGTCATCGTGCCGCTGCCCGAGCCCGACGAGTACCGCGAGCTGAACCAGGCCATGAGCCTGGGCCTGTTTGACTACCTGCGCAAGGCGCGCAGCCGGGGCTTCGTGCTGAGCCTGAGCGGCGGGGCCGACTCGTGCTTCTGCGCCGTGGGCGTGGCCGAAATGGTGCGCCTGGGCGTGGAAGAATTGGGCGTAGAAGAATTTAAGCGCCGCAGTGGGGCTTTTGATGAGGCCAAAAAAGACGTGGTGCAAACCGGCGCGGGCGGCCCAGCCGAGCAAGTAGTAGTTGAGAGCGAAAAGTTGAGAGTTGAGAGTGAAGAGTTAAGAGTTAGAGAGTTAGCGGTAGTAGATAGCGCCGACGAGCAACAACTCTCAACTCTTAACTCTCAACTCTTAACTCCCTTAGTTAACCACCTGCTGACCTGCGCCTACCAGGGCACCGTCAATTCTTCGGATGATACGTTCAACTCGGCTAAGGACCTGGCGGACAGCATTGGGGCGCGTTTTTTCAATTGGACAATTGACGATGAAGTGAGTGGTTACGTGGGCAAGATTGAGGGGGCGCTGGGCCGCGAGCTGACCTGGCGAACCGACGATTTGGCGCTGCAAAATATTCAGGCGCGGGTGCGCGCGCCGGGCATCTGGCTGCTGGCCAACGTGCAGAACTGCCTGCTGCTCACCACAAGTAACCGCTCGGAGGCTAGTGTGGGCTACTGCACGATGGACGGCGACACGGCGGGCAGCATCTCGCCCATCGCGGGCGTCGATAAGGCGTTTGTGAAGCAGTGGCTGCGCTGGGCCGAAACGGAGCTGGGCTACGCGGCGCTGCGCCACGTGAACGCCCTGCAACCCACCGCCGAGCTGCGCCCGCTGGCCGACAAGCAGACCGACGAGCGAGACCTCATGCCCTACCCCCTGCTCAACCGCATCGAGCGCCTGGCCTTCTACGACCGCCTACCCCCCGCCGGCGTGCTGGCCCAGCTCGTGGCCGAAGACCCGCACGCCGACGCCGAGCAGTTGCGCACCTACGTGCGGCGCTTTTATACTCTCTGGAGCCGCAACCAGTGGAAGCGTGAGCGCTACGCGCCCTCGTTTCACCTCGACGACTACAACGTGGACCCGCGCTCCTGGCTGCGCTTTCCCATCCTCAGCGGCGGGTTTGCGGAAGAGCTGGCGGCGCTGTAA